The genomic region CAGTACCCGGCCCGTCGTAGGACACTTGTGGCGCCCGGCGCACGCGGCGCTGGCCGGCGTTGTAGACCCACGCCGAACGCGGCTCCTTCACTTGGTCCAGAGTTTCGTGCACCAGCAGTACACCACCGGCCAGGCGGGCCGGTGCGGTGACTTGCTGCTTGAAGTAGAACAACACGTTGCCCGGGTTTTTCGGGTCGAAGTCCTTCATTTTGTCGCGGAACACGAACTGGTCGCGGAAGTACACCAGGCTGTAGGACCCGTTGGTTTGCGGAGTAGCCTGGGTGACCAGGCGGGTCACGCTGCCGCCGCGATAACGGGTGATGTGGTTCCAGATGACTTCGACGCCACTTTTTGGAATCGGGAAGGGTACGGCGGTCTCGAAGTTTTCCAGGCCGTTGCCGCCGGACACCAGGTTGGTGGTGGTAGCGTTCTTCTTGATCGAGGCAAACACATCAGCCGGCACGGTGGCACCACGGTGGGTCGGGTAAACCGGCATCTTGAAGCTGTCCGGGTAACGCTTGAACATCGCGTACTGCCCGGGGGCCAGTTTGTCCTTGTACTGCTCGACGTTCTGCGCAGTGATGGTGAACTGCGGTTGTTCACTGGCGTATGGGTTGGCCAGGAACCCCTTGGCATCCACGGCGCCGGCATTGGTGGGCAGTGGTGACCATTTAGGAATGGTGCCAGCCGCGTTGCCCGCCATCTCGGCGCCCATCGGGGTCAGGGTCGTGCCGAGCTTGGCGGCTTCATCCGCCGAGACTGCCGCCATGACGTTGCTCGCCAGGATCGACAGCCCAAGCACACCCACGTGCAACAGACTTTTAGTTATTTTCATACTCTGGTCTTCCTGAATACATGCCACTTGAAAAGAGTGTGCTTAGAAGTTGGCGCCGAAACTCAAGGCGACAAAGTCGCGGTCATCCACAGTGCTGAACTTGCCACCAAAGAAGTTGGTGTAGGCCAGGCTCGCGGTGTAGGTGTTCTGGTATTCGGCATCCAGGCCCAGGCTGACCGCCTTGCGCCCTTCTTCAAAGTTGCCGCCGGGACCAGGCGAGTAGCCCTTGACGTCATGGGACCAGGCCACGTTGGGCTTGAGGTTGACGCCAGCGAACACGTCCGGGTATTCCCAGATGGCACGGGCACGGTAGCCCCAGGAGGTTGCGGTGGTGTAGCCGTCGTTGTTGCAGTTGGTGTTCAGGCCGGCAGCGTTGGGCAGGCCGGCGCCGTTGGCGGTGGAGTTGTTAAGCGCGGCGCAGAAGCCACCCGGCAAGGTACCTGGGCCGAACACTGGATCACGGCCATAACGCGCCTGGGATTTGCTTTCCAGGCCCCCAACATGGGTCACACCGATTTCACCGACCGTGGTGAGGCGGCTGGCGCCCATGACTTGGTCGAAGAAGTGCGTGAAGGTGGTCTGGAACTGAGTGACTTCCTTGCGGTTGTAGCCATGCAGATCCTGGCCGGGCGAACCCTTGAGCACGGAAGCATTGCCAAAGCCTGGGATCGGCGTGACACCGGCAAACAGAATGTCGGTGGTGCTCAGTTGCACCGGAGCGTTTGGCCGATAGCTCAATTCACCACTCCAGGCGGTGCCGGTAGGCAGCGTGGTGGAGAAGCTCAAGCCATAGAGGCGGATATCTTCAGGATACTCGACGAAGTAGTTCGAACTGCCGGCGACGATCAGCGGACGCAATGCCCCCAGCGGGCCCAAAGGACGAGTATAGGCCGCCGATGGCGCACCCTGTGCACTGAAGATCGGCGCACGGCTGTGGTAGTTCATGAAGTAGGCGCCGAACTCGGTGTCCAGCGGCTCGAAGTTGTAGTGCATGGCCACGCCGAACTGGCCGCTGTCCCGTGCGTCACGGTCCGGCCCACGGCGCACCAGCACGCCCTCGCTGTTGACGTCCACACCCAGGGCACCCAGGGTCGGCAAGGCTGCGGCCGGGATGGTCGAGCGCTTGTTCAGTACCCGCAGGTTATTGCTGCAACCATCGGAGATCACGTCCGGCTGCGAGAAGAAGGTGCCGCAGTTATCGGTAACGGTCTGGTCCCACTCCAGTTGGTAAAACGCCTCTGCCGACAGGTTGTCGGTAAGCGTCTGGGACACATAGAACATGTTGACCGGGATCAAGCCTTCCTTGATCTCGGCGCCGGGACGACGGAACGCCGACACATCGATCGGGTTGATAGAGTTGATGCCGCCGCCGATGAAGGTACTTTCACCCCAGCTCACCACCTGCTTGCCAAACCGCACCGAGCCCGGCGCATCGGCAATCGAGTAGTTGTGGTAGACGAACGCATCGAGGATCTGCCCGCCCGAAGACTTGGCGCCTTCCTTGCGGTTGTTGTCACTGATGTCCTTGAACTGACGGCTTTCGTCCTTGAGTTCGAAGTCGTACCAGTACTTGCCACGCACAAACACACCGGTGTCGCCGTACTTCAGTTCCAGGTCGTGGATGCCCTTGAAGATCTTCGAGAACGTCTCGCCGCGCTTGAAGTTCAAGTGGCCGTCATCGGAAGTCTGGGACAAGCCCTTGCCACCGTTGTTGGCACCGATCAGGTCGCGGTTGGGCTTGGCCGTGGACCAGCTTGCCCCGACGGAAAGCGACGAATCAAAACTCCCTTCGATTTCACCAATGTTGAAACTGACGCCGAATGCGGGCCCGGCGAGCGTAGAAGCGAGACTGACGGCCAGGGGCAGTCTTGCCCGGCGCCAGAACTGGTTTACTGAGGTCATCGACGCTACTCCATGTGCATTTTATTGTTATGGCAGTGAGTTCTGCGGCTGGATGCATGTAACGGCCGGAATACAACGATTCCAATGCCGCACGACAACCGGGCCCCCATGGCCCGAAGCACAACATCCTTGAAAAACTCTGAAAGGGACTATAGCCAGCGGTAGGTATCGCTTGATCCCTCTAAAGTGTGATTTGCATCACCAAGCCGTCTGCCACAACCCTTTCGCCACGCCGACGAAGGCCGGCGCGAGAAGGATGGCTGAAATTCGGTAAATCACAAGTAGAGCCGCAAGATAGAGCGTTGCCGCGCCCGAACGGGCGCGACGAGGGGCATTAGAGTGTAGACAGGAAAGTACTGTTGTTGGCCTGCCATTCGATGATGTCGATGCGGATACGTTTTTTGTCGAGCTTTCCTACGCTGGTCTTGGGAATTTCAGTAACAACGGCGATCTGGCTCGGGATCGCCCACTTGCTCAAATGCCCCAGCTCGACGAAAGGCTTGAGGTGCTCCTTGAGCTCTCGTGCACCAATCACATGGCCCTCATGCACCACCAGCAACGCGAATGGGCGTTCGCCCCATTGCGGGTCGGCAATGCCCACCACTGCGACTTCGCGAACAGCCGGGTGGCGGCTGACCAGGTCTTCGAGAGCCAGGGACGAGATCCATTCGCCACCGGTCTTGATCACATCCTTGATGCGGTCGCGGATATCGATCACGCCGAACGCATCCAGCGTGGCAACGTCGCCGGTATGCATCCAGCCGCCGGCCCATAGCTCGGCACCTTTTTGCGGCTCGTTGTAATAGCCCTCGGTGAGCCAGGGCGCACGCAGTACCAGTTCGCCCTGGGTTTCACCATCGGCGGGCAGGAAGTTGCCGTTCGTATCCATGATCGCCGCCTCCACCAACGGCCCAGGCACGCCGGCCTTGATGCGATACGTGGTGCGCTCGTCTTCGCTGCCGGCCATCAGTTCGGCATTGAGGTGGGCGCAGGACACCAGCGGCCCGGTCTCGGACATGCCGTACGCGGCGGTCAGTTGAATGCCTCGAGCCTTGGCCGCTTCGTACAACGAGCGGTTAAGCGCACTACCGCCGATAACGATTTTCCAACCGCCAAAATCCACGCCCTGGGCGGCCTTGGCGTTAAGCACCATTTGCAGGATGGTCGGCACGCAGTGGGAAAACGTGACCTTCTCCTTGCGCCACAGCTCCACCAAATATTCCGGATCGTAGCGACCGGGGTAGACCTGCTTCAAGCCAAGCATGGTCGCCACATAGGGCAGGCCCCACGCGTGTACGTGGAACATCGGCGTGATCGGCATATACACGTCGTTGGTGCCCAACAGGCGCACGCTGTCGACACTGCCCATGATCGTCGCCACACCGATGGTGTGCAGCACCAATTGGCGATGGGTGAAGTACACACCCTTTGGGTTACCGGTGGTGCCGGTGGTGTAGAAGGTAGTGGCGACGGAATTTTCGTCGAAATCCTCGAAGTCGTACTTGGGGCTGGCAGCGGCCAACAGGGTTTCGTACTCACCCACCAGATTGGGTAGCTCGCAGGTCTTGGTGTCACCATCGGTAATCAACAAGGTCTTGTCGACCGTGGTCAACTGCCCGGCGATGGCCTGGTAGAGCCCCGCAAACTCACTGTTGACCAGCACGAAGCGGTCTTCGGCGTGGTTCATGGTGTAGAGAATCTGTTCCGGCGACAGGCGCACGTTGATGGTGTGGATCACCGCGCCGATCATCGGGATGGCGAACATGCATTCCAGGTAACGGTGGCTGTCCCAGTCCATCACGGCCACGGTGTCACCGGCCTTGACCCCCGCTTCGGTCAACACATTGGCCAGGCGCGCAACGCGTTCGATCAGCGTTGGGTAGGTATAGCGCAGCTTGTCGCGGTAGATGATTTCGCGGGTCTTCTCGTAGCGCGTCCCGGACATCAGCAGGCGTTTGATCAACAGCGGGTATTGGTACGCACCTTCGGCGGGCGGGATAACTCGGGTCTGCAACATACGAATCCCTTTAATGACTGCACGGTCTTGGCTTGAAGACTTGCACTGTAGAGGGCTTATGTTTCAGCCAAATCAGCCAAAGGAATGATTTGCGGAACTCAGTAAATGCTAGCTTTGCGCCAGTATCTGCAGCTTATGGAAGACCAATGTGGGAGGGGGCTTGCTCCCGATTGCTGGGCATCAGCCACTGTATTTGCTGGCTGATCCACCGCTATCGGGAGCAAGCCCCCTCCCACATTTGAACGAAGTTCACGAGAAACCGAGGTTATTTCATGCTGGTAAACGCCAGCTTCACCCCAATCGCAATCAGCACCGCGCCCATGGTCCGATCAAACCAATGCCCCATCTTCGCAAACCCGGCGCGTACGCGCTGCTGGCTGAACAGCATGGCCACCAGGCAAAACCACAACGCCGTCGCCACCGCCAGGTACACGCCATAACCAGCCTGCACCGCCAGGGGCGTGTGGGGGTTGATCACCACGGTGAACAGCGAGAGGAAGAACAACGTCGCCTTAGGGTTCAGGCCGTTGGTCACAAAGCCTGCGGTAAACGCACCCCGCGGGGTGCGCTCGCCCACTTCTCGGTGCAACTCACCCTCGGCAGCGGGCTTGGCCGGCTGGGCGCGCAGGGCCTTGAAGCCGATATACAGCAGGTACGCCGCCGCTGCCCATTTCAATGCGTTGAACAACACGATGGACTGGGACACGATCAAGCCGATACCCAGCAACGAATAACCTACATGCACGAAAATCGCCGTGCCGACGCCCAGGGCCGTCCAGGTTCCGGCGCGGCGCCCATGGGTCACGCTCTCACGGACCACCACGGCGAAATCCGGGCCGGGGCTGGCCACCGCCAGCAAGTGAATCAAGGCTACGGTCAAAAACTCGGCGACGTACATGCTCACTCCATTAAGTAACTGATTATTTCATCTGATAGGCTCGGCAGATTACGCCTTCGAACCTCGTCGCAAAAGGTACAGTTGACCATGAACAAACGCCGCGCCGTCTTCCTCGATCACCCTTCCCTGGATCTGGGCGACCTCGACCTGGGCAGTTTGCGTGACTGCTTCAGCGAGTTGCAGCTGTTTGAGCAGACCACGCCGCAGAATGTGGTGGAACGCTTGCAGGGCGCCCAAGTCGCGATCAGCAACAAAATACCGCTCACGGCGCAAACCCTGGCGGCGTGCCCGGAGCTCAAACTGATCCTGGTATCGGCCACCGGCACTAACAACGTCGATCTCGAAGCCGCACGCGCCCACGGCATCACCGTGAGCAACTGCCAGGGTTATGGCACGCCGTCGGTGGCGCAGCACACGATCATGCTGTTGCTCAACCTGGCGACGCGCTTGAAGGACTATCAACAGGATGTGGCCGCAGGTAAATGGCGGCAGGCCCAGCAGTTTTGCCTACTGGACCATCCGATTGTCGAACTGGAAGGCAAAACCCTCGGCCTGCTCGGCCATGGCGAGTTAGGCGGTGCCGTGGCACGCCTGGCCGAAGCCTTCGGTATGCGCGTGCTGCTCGGCGCAATACCCGGGCGCCCTGCCCGCGCCGATCGCGTGCCGCTGGATGAGCTGCTCGCCCAGATCGATGCGCTGACCCTGCACTGCCCACTCAACGAACACACCCGCGACTTTATCGGCGCCCGTGAATTGGCGCTGCTCAAGCCCGGTGCGTTCGTCGTCAACACCGCACGCGGTGGCTTGATCAATGAACAAGCCCTGGCCGATGCGCTGCGCAGCGGGCATCTGGGCGGCGCGGCAACCGACGTGTTGAGTGTCGAGCCGCCGGTCAATGGCAATCCGCTGCTGGCTGGAGACATTCCACGCTTGATCGTCACGCCTCACAACGCCTGGGGCAGTCGTGAAGCGCGGCAACGTATCGTCGGGCAACTGACGGAAAACGCCCGGGGCTTTTTCAGTGGCGCCCCGCTGCGCGTCGTCACTTGATAAACTGCGCCCCTTTTTCAAGGAGCAGACCATGGATCCGCGCAGTGAAGTACTGCTTCGCCAGGCCGAACTTTTTCAAGGCAACCTGCTGCTGGTAGGTTTGCCTGCCGACGATTTGCTCGGGCGCCTGCCCAACGCCCACGGCTGGTGCTGGCATGCCGGCGACCAGGCGGCACTCGACGCGCGCTTCCCCGAACGCAGCCAGTTCGGCGTGAATGCGCCCGAGCGCGAGTTTGATGCGGCGGTGATCTTCCTGCCCAAGTCCAAGGACCTCACCGACTACCTGCTCAACGCTGTGGCCGCACGCCTGCCGGGTGCCGAACTGTTTCTGGTAGGGGAGAAAAAAGGCGGTATCGAAAGCGCCGCCAAACAGCTGCTGCCCTTCGGCAAGCCGCGCAAACTGGATAACGCGCGGCATTGCCAGTTGTGGCAAGTCACCGTGGCCAATGCTCCGCAAGCCGTGGAGCTGGAGAGCCTGGCGCAGGTCTTCGATGTGCCGCTGGCCGAAGGCCCGCTGAAAGTGGTGAGTTTGCCGGGCGTGTTCAGTCATGGGCGCCTGGACCGTGGCACCGAGCTGTTGCTGGAGCATCTGGATAAACTGCCCAGCGGGCATTTGCTCGATTTCGGATGCGGCGCCGGTGTGCTGGGGGCTGCGGTCAAGCGTCGCTACCCGCATAACACGGTGACGATGCTGGATGTGGACGCCTTCGCCACCGCCA from Pseudomonas synxantha harbors:
- a CDS encoding class I SAM-dependent methyltransferase; the protein is MDPRSEVLLRQAELFQGNLLLVGLPADDLLGRLPNAHGWCWHAGDQAALDARFPERSQFGVNAPEREFDAAVIFLPKSKDLTDYLLNAVAARLPGAELFLVGEKKGGIESAAKQLLPFGKPRKLDNARHCQLWQVTVANAPQAVELESLAQVFDVPLAEGPLKVVSLPGVFSHGRLDRGTELLLEHLDKLPSGHLLDFGCGAGVLGAAVKRRYPHNTVTMLDVDAFATASSRLTLAANGLEAEVLTGDGIDAAPMGLNAILSNPPFHVGVHTDYFATENLLRKAAKHLAKGGELRLVANSFLKYQPLIEEHLGICAIKAEGNGFRIYRAKRP
- a CDS encoding 2-hydroxyacid dehydrogenase, with product MNKRRAVFLDHPSLDLGDLDLGSLRDCFSELQLFEQTTPQNVVERLQGAQVAISNKIPLTAQTLAACPELKLILVSATGTNNVDLEAARAHGITVSNCQGYGTPSVAQHTIMLLLNLATRLKDYQQDVAAGKWRQAQQFCLLDHPIVELEGKTLGLLGHGELGGAVARLAEAFGMRVLLGAIPGRPARADRVPLDELLAQIDALTLHCPLNEHTRDFIGARELALLKPGAFVVNTARGGLINEQALADALRSGHLGGAATDVLSVEPPVNGNPLLAGDIPRLIVTPHNAWGSREARQRIVGQLTENARGFFSGAPLRVVT
- a CDS encoding DUF1302 domain-containing protein → MTSVNQFWRRARLPLAVSLASTLAGPAFGVSFNIGEIEGSFDSSLSVGASWSTAKPNRDLIGANNGGKGLSQTSDDGHLNFKRGETFSKIFKGIHDLELKYGDTGVFVRGKYWYDFELKDESRQFKDISDNNRKEGAKSSGGQILDAFVYHNYSIADAPGSVRFGKQVVSWGESTFIGGGINSINPIDVSAFRRPGAEIKEGLIPVNMFYVSQTLTDNLSAEAFYQLEWDQTVTDNCGTFFSQPDVISDGCSNNLRVLNKRSTIPAAALPTLGALGVDVNSEGVLVRRGPDRDARDSGQFGVAMHYNFEPLDTEFGAYFMNYHSRAPIFSAQGAPSAAYTRPLGPLGALRPLIVAGSSNYFVEYPEDIRLYGLSFSTTLPTGTAWSGELSYRPNAPVQLSTTDILFAGVTPIPGFGNASVLKGSPGQDLHGYNRKEVTQFQTTFTHFFDQVMGASRLTTVGEIGVTHVGGLESKSQARYGRDPVFGPGTLPGGFCAALNNSTANGAGLPNAAGLNTNCNNDGYTTATSWGYRARAIWEYPDVFAGVNLKPNVAWSHDVKGYSPGPGGNFEEGRKAVSLGLDAEYQNTYTASLAYTNFFGGKFSTVDDRDFVALSFGANF
- a CDS encoding fatty acid--CoA ligase, giving the protein MLQTRVIPPAEGAYQYPLLIKRLLMSGTRYEKTREIIYRDKLRYTYPTLIERVARLANVLTEAGVKAGDTVAVMDWDSHRYLECMFAIPMIGAVIHTINVRLSPEQILYTMNHAEDRFVLVNSEFAGLYQAIAGQLTTVDKTLLITDGDTKTCELPNLVGEYETLLAAASPKYDFEDFDENSVATTFYTTGTTGNPKGVYFTHRQLVLHTIGVATIMGSVDSVRLLGTNDVYMPITPMFHVHAWGLPYVATMLGLKQVYPGRYDPEYLVELWRKEKVTFSHCVPTILQMVLNAKAAQGVDFGGWKIVIGGSALNRSLYEAAKARGIQLTAAYGMSETGPLVSCAHLNAELMAGSEDERTTYRIKAGVPGPLVEAAIMDTNGNFLPADGETQGELVLRAPWLTEGYYNEPQKGAELWAGGWMHTGDVATLDAFGVIDIRDRIKDVIKTGGEWISSLALEDLVSRHPAVREVAVVGIADPQWGERPFALLVVHEGHVIGARELKEHLKPFVELGHLSKWAIPSQIAVVTEIPKTSVGKLDKKRIRIDIIEWQANNSTFLSTL
- a CDS encoding LysE family translocator, producing the protein MYVAEFLTVALIHLLAVASPGPDFAVVVRESVTHGRRAGTWTALGVGTAIFVHVGYSLLGIGLIVSQSIVLFNALKWAAAAYLLYIGFKALRAQPAKPAAEGELHREVGERTPRGAFTAGFVTNGLNPKATLFFLSLFTVVINPHTPLAVQAGYGVYLAVATALWFCLVAMLFSQQRVRAGFAKMGHWFDRTMGAVLIAIGVKLAFTSMK
- a CDS encoding DUF1329 domain-containing protein; translated protein: MKITKSLLHVGVLGLSILASNVMAAVSADEAAKLGTTLTPMGAEMAGNAAGTIPKWSPLPTNAGAVDAKGFLANPYASEQPQFTITAQNVEQYKDKLAPGQYAMFKRYPDSFKMPVYPTHRGATVPADVFASIKKNATTTNLVSGGNGLENFETAVPFPIPKSGVEVIWNHITRYRGGSVTRLVTQATPQTNGSYSLVYFRDQFVFRDKMKDFDPKNPGNVLFYFKQQVTAPARLAGGVLLVHETLDQVKEPRSAWVYNAGQRRVRRAPQVSYDGPGTAADGLRTSDNLDMYNGAPDRYDWKLEGKKEIYIASNSYKIDDPKLKYADIIKAGHINQDLTRYELRRVWHVVATLKEGQRHIYAKRDFFIDEDTWQAAVIDHYDGRGQLWRVAEAHAENYYDKQVPWYALETLYDLQSGRYLALGMKNEEKQAYDFGFTATTSDFTPAALRQDGVR